Proteins from a single region of Fundulus heteroclitus isolate FHET01 chromosome 12, MU-UCD_Fhet_4.1, whole genome shotgun sequence:
- the LOC105926927 gene encoding transforming acidic coiled-coil-containing protein 1 isoform X2, which produces MGGSLSQHRRASVGSPGKQNSFSDSEGTFETPEAESPVVVKLLDKLDSANDPVPTDDSSDVWDRRHDVPSAPAQQVDSLNNVTGSTANNGSFGLDQNLNLTLGSKPATEEGLSPCNRLPLTASLRPPSLPVLSPLNKPDPSEVDDEAPATSDSSPDAICRDDCLDPDLLNGNVRSDTVLSNTKLACESSNSIITNSCKLKQTQQKDLNGPDDHHVGHATDEEKLAGTAGGKSEKEQNVQECSLTSKPEESDCCSVYEDVCKLKSSSEGSEGQKTGSQVLDSICISEAEKQAVLTLIREEIITKEAETNDWKKKYEQCKLEVDEMRKIVAEYEKTIAQMIEDKQRNTANFQKALHELTAEKEAALADLNSVERSLSDIFRRYENMKSTLDGFKKNEEVLKKCAQDYLARVKQEEQRYQTLKLHAEEKLDRANEEIAQVRTKASSETMALTASLRKEQMRNESLEQALQQKNQEIEELTKICDELIAKMGKMD; this is translated from the exons TTCGGACTCCGAGGGGACCTTCGAGACTCCAGAAGCTGAGTCCCCAGTTGTTGTGAAGCTTCTGGACAAACTGGACAGCGCAAATGACCCAG TTCCTACTGATGATTCGAGCGACGTTTGGGACAGACGCCATGATGTCCCCTCGGCTCCAGCCCAGCAGGTTGACTCCCTGAACAACGTCACCGGCTCCACGGCCAACAACGGCAGCTTCGGTTTGGATCAAAACCTCAATCTGACCCTAGGCTCCAAACCTGCTACTGAAGAAGGTCTCTCTCCGTGCAACCGTCTTCCCCTGACTGCGTCCCTCCGACCACCGTCTCTTCCCGTACTCTCACCGCTGAACAAACCCGACCCTTCAGAGGTGGACGACGAGGCCCCGGCGACTTCAGACTCTAGCCCAGACGCCATCTGTCGTGACGACTGTCTGGATCCTGACTTGCTGAATGGCAACGTGAGATCAGATACTGTGTTGTCAAACACTAAACTGGCCTGTGAGAGCAGTAACTCAATCATCAC GAACTCTTGCAAACTAAAGCAAACCCAGCAGAAGGATTTAAATGGACCG GATGACCATCACGTGGGCCACGCCACAGATGAGGAGAAACTGGCAGGCACCGCTGGGGGCAAGTCAGAAAAGGAGCAAAACG tcCAGGAATGCAGTTTGACATCCAAACCAGAGGAGTCGGACTGCTGCTCTGTG TATGAAGACGTGTGCAAACTGAAGAGCTCGTCGGAGGGAAGTGAGgggcagaaaacaggaagtcaggTCCTGGATTCCATCTGCATCAGTGAGGCAGAAAAACAGGCAGTTCTCACCCTGATCAGAGAGGAG ATCATCACCAAGGAGGCTGAAACTAACGACTGGAAGAAAAAGTACGAGCAGTGCAAACTAGAAGTGGACGAGATGAG GAAGATTGTTGCAGAATATGAGAAGACGATAGCTCAGATGATTG AGGACAAGCAGCGCAACACCGCAAACTTCCAGAAGGCTTTGCATGAGCTGACGGCGGAGAAGGAGGCCGCCCTGGCAGACCTGAACTCCGTGGAGCGCTCGCTCTCAGACATCTTTCGGCGCTATGAGAACATGAAAAGCACCCTCGACGGCTTCAAAAAG AATGAAGAAGTGCTGAAGAAGTGTGCTCAGGACTACCTGGCCAGAGTCaagcaggaggagcagagatATCAGACACTAAAGCTGCATGCAGAGGAGAAACTCGACAG GGCCAACGAGGAGATTGCTCAGGTGCGCACCAAGGCGAGCTCAGAAACGATGGCGCTGACGGCGAGCCTGAGGAAGGAGCAGATGAGGAACGAGTCTCTGGAACAAGCTCTCCAGCAGAAG AATCAAGAAATCGAGGAGCTCACAAAGATCTGTGATGAGCTGATTGCCAAAATGGGAAAGATGGACTAA
- the LOC105926927 gene encoding transforming acidic coiled-coil-containing protein 1 isoform X1, whose product MSWLSPVQWAKWTWSAVTGGAGDDGQHTGRDDKEDNSDSEGTFETPEAESPVVVKLLDKLDSANDPVPTDDSSDVWDRRHDVPSAPAQQVDSLNNVTGSTANNGSFGLDQNLNLTLGSKPATEEGLSPCNRLPLTASLRPPSLPVLSPLNKPDPSEVDDEAPATSDSSPDAICRDDCLDPDLLNGNVRSDTVLSNTKLACESSNSIITNSCKLKQTQQKDLNGPDDHHVGHATDEEKLAGTAGGKSEKEQNVQECSLTSKPEESDCCSVYEDVCKLKSSSEGSEGQKTGSQVLDSICISEAEKQAVLTLIREEIITKEAETNDWKKKYEQCKLEVDEMRKIVAEYEKTIAQMIEDKQRNTANFQKALHELTAEKEAALADLNSVERSLSDIFRRYENMKSTLDGFKKNEEVLKKCAQDYLARVKQEEQRYQTLKLHAEEKLDRANEEIAQVRTKASSETMALTASLRKEQMRNESLEQALQQKNQEIEELTKICDELIAKMGKMD is encoded by the exons ATGTCCTGGTTGTCTCCGGTCCAGTGGGCCAAGTGGACGTGGTCGGCAGTGACTGGAGGTGCAGGAGACGATGGACAACACACAGGAAGGGATGACAAAGAAGACAA TTCGGACTCCGAGGGGACCTTCGAGACTCCAGAAGCTGAGTCCCCAGTTGTTGTGAAGCTTCTGGACAAACTGGACAGCGCAAATGACCCAG TTCCTACTGATGATTCGAGCGACGTTTGGGACAGACGCCATGATGTCCCCTCGGCTCCAGCCCAGCAGGTTGACTCCCTGAACAACGTCACCGGCTCCACGGCCAACAACGGCAGCTTCGGTTTGGATCAAAACCTCAATCTGACCCTAGGCTCCAAACCTGCTACTGAAGAAGGTCTCTCTCCGTGCAACCGTCTTCCCCTGACTGCGTCCCTCCGACCACCGTCTCTTCCCGTACTCTCACCGCTGAACAAACCCGACCCTTCAGAGGTGGACGACGAGGCCCCGGCGACTTCAGACTCTAGCCCAGACGCCATCTGTCGTGACGACTGTCTGGATCCTGACTTGCTGAATGGCAACGTGAGATCAGATACTGTGTTGTCAAACACTAAACTGGCCTGTGAGAGCAGTAACTCAATCATCAC GAACTCTTGCAAACTAAAGCAAACCCAGCAGAAGGATTTAAATGGACCG GATGACCATCACGTGGGCCACGCCACAGATGAGGAGAAACTGGCAGGCACCGCTGGGGGCAAGTCAGAAAAGGAGCAAAACG tcCAGGAATGCAGTTTGACATCCAAACCAGAGGAGTCGGACTGCTGCTCTGTG TATGAAGACGTGTGCAAACTGAAGAGCTCGTCGGAGGGAAGTGAGgggcagaaaacaggaagtcaggTCCTGGATTCCATCTGCATCAGTGAGGCAGAAAAACAGGCAGTTCTCACCCTGATCAGAGAGGAG ATCATCACCAAGGAGGCTGAAACTAACGACTGGAAGAAAAAGTACGAGCAGTGCAAACTAGAAGTGGACGAGATGAG GAAGATTGTTGCAGAATATGAGAAGACGATAGCTCAGATGATTG AGGACAAGCAGCGCAACACCGCAAACTTCCAGAAGGCTTTGCATGAGCTGACGGCGGAGAAGGAGGCCGCCCTGGCAGACCTGAACTCCGTGGAGCGCTCGCTCTCAGACATCTTTCGGCGCTATGAGAACATGAAAAGCACCCTCGACGGCTTCAAAAAG AATGAAGAAGTGCTGAAGAAGTGTGCTCAGGACTACCTGGCCAGAGTCaagcaggaggagcagagatATCAGACACTAAAGCTGCATGCAGAGGAGAAACTCGACAG GGCCAACGAGGAGATTGCTCAGGTGCGCACCAAGGCGAGCTCAGAAACGATGGCGCTGACGGCGAGCCTGAGGAAGGAGCAGATGAGGAACGAGTCTCTGGAACAAGCTCTCCAGCAGAAG AATCAAGAAATCGAGGAGCTCACAAAGATCTGTGATGAGCTGATTGCCAAAATGGGAAAGATGGACTAA